The following coding sequences lie in one Sedimentibacter sp. MB35-C1 genomic window:
- a CDS encoding sugar ABC transporter ATP-binding protein: protein MSENLLSLKNVSKEYSGNKVLKDINIELEKGEILALIGENGAGKSTLMNILFGMPVIHTTGGFDGNIEIEGKHVNIKSPHDAMDYGIGMVHQEFMLIPGFTITENIKLNREITKPNVVSQVFGKRMESLDVKKMNEDARKALDILDMNIDEFLPVAGLPVGHMQFIEIAREIDKKGIKILVFDEPTAVLAEAEAKNLLNAIKKLSKKGIGIIFISHRLDEIIDVADKVTVLRDGEHVATKKIKDTNKFEIAQLMVGRKVSIDRKSAENKVISDETILSIKDLNVSMPGERVKGVNLDIKKGEIVGIGGLAGQGKLGIANGLMGIYPATGEITFNGEKLSLNDPKEVIQAGLAFVSEDRKGIGLLLDESIEGNIVFSAMQTRNDFLTEIGPFRFKDSKMIRQHALKMIKDLDIRCTSSLQNAGRLSGGNQQKVCVARALTLNPNLLLVSEPTRGIDIGAKKLVLDLLKKLNEEYGMTIVMTSSELAELRSICDRIVIICEGKVEGVLSPEAPDADFGLMMSGSRHDVEGSEA, encoded by the coding sequence ATGAGTGAAAACCTTCTAAGCTTAAAAAATGTTTCAAAGGAGTATTCCGGAAACAAAGTATTAAAGGATATAAATATTGAGCTGGAAAAAGGTGAAATACTTGCTCTAATAGGTGAGAACGGTGCTGGAAAATCAACATTAATGAACATATTGTTTGGAATGCCCGTTATTCATACGACTGGAGGATTTGATGGTAATATTGAAATTGAAGGAAAACATGTTAATATAAAATCTCCACACGATGCAATGGATTATGGTATAGGTATGGTACATCAGGAATTTATGCTTATACCCGGTTTTACAATTACAGAAAATATTAAATTAAACAGGGAAATTACCAAGCCTAACGTTGTGAGCCAAGTTTTTGGTAAACGTATGGAATCTTTGGACGTAAAGAAAATGAACGAAGATGCAAGAAAAGCTCTTGATATTCTTGACATGAACATTGATGAGTTTCTTCCTGTTGCAGGGCTTCCCGTAGGGCATATGCAGTTTATAGAAATTGCACGTGAAATAGATAAAAAGGGAATTAAAATTCTTGTGTTTGATGAACCCACTGCGGTATTGGCAGAAGCCGAAGCTAAAAATCTTCTAAATGCAATAAAAAAATTGTCCAAAAAAGGTATAGGTATTATATTTATCAGTCATAGGCTTGATGAAATTATAGATGTAGCAGATAAAGTTACAGTACTTAGAGATGGTGAGCACGTTGCAACAAAAAAAATAAAAGACACAAATAAGTTTGAGATAGCCCAGCTTATGGTTGGCAGAAAGGTTTCAATTGACAGAAAAAGCGCTGAAAATAAAGTTATAAGTGATGAAACAATTTTAAGCATCAAAGATTTGAATGTATCCATGCCCGGAGAAAGAGTAAAGGGTGTGAACCTTGATATCAAAAAAGGAGAGATAGTAGGAATAGGAGGCCTTGCGGGACAAGGAAAACTGGGTATCGCCAATGGCTTAATGGGAATATATCCGGCAACAGGAGAAATTACTTTTAACGGAGAAAAACTCTCCCTAAATGATCCTAAGGAAGTTATACAGGCAGGGCTTGCATTTGTTAGCGAAGACAGAAAAGGCATAGGCCTTTTACTGGATGAATCTATAGAGGGTAACATAGTTTTTTCTGCAATGCAGACGAGAAATGATTTTCTTACTGAAATTGGTCCTTTCAGATTTAAGGATTCAAAAATGATAAGGCAGCATGCTTTAAAGATGATTAAGGATCTTGATATTAGATGCACATCTTCTCTGCAAAACGCTGGGAGACTCAGCGGAGGCAATCAACAGAAAGTGTGCGTTGCTAGGGCTCTTACTTTAAATCCAAATCTTCTTCTGGTTTCAGAGCCTACAAGAGGAATTGACATAGGTGCCAAGAAACTGGTACTGGATTTATTGAAAAAATTGAACGAAGAATACGGTATGACCATAGTTATGACTTCCTCCGAACTTGCGGAATTAAGAAGTATATGTGACAGGATTGTAATAATATGCGAAGGCAAGGTTGAAGGAGTTCTTTCTCCTGAGGCTCCCGATGCGGATTTTGGTCTGATGATGTCAGGAAGCCGGCATGATGTAGAAGGGAGTGAAGCATAA
- a CDS encoding DUF3798 domain-containing protein: MKKVISILLVLVMVFGLAACSKPAEAPAEQPAEQPAEQPAEAPAEQPAGDAEPFEGKIAIVTNTLSQNEEEYRSAQEMVERYGEDKVSHVLWPDNFMTEQEQMISIITKIGSDPDVKALIINQAVPGTNAAVDKLLEMRDDMFIVYCAPQENPPDVVARANLILQPDELGMGNSIPEQAQLLGAKTLVHYSFPRHMSVVLLSARRDLMIAKCEEIGLEFVDATAPDPTGDAGVPGAQQFILEDVPKMVEKYGKDTAFFSTNCAMQTPLIKACYDAGAIYPQPCCPSPYHGYPSALGIESTGYTVDAMANVISETAKKLQEGGVLGRFSTWPVPVAMMNTVSGSEYAIKWIKGEVGDDLEPEVLEQLMTEYANGLEVSTTQYIEETTDGTAEYPTFRLIMMDFLTYGEEHIID, encoded by the coding sequence ATGAAGAAGGTTATAAGTATCTTGTTAGTGCTTGTTATGGTTTTCGGTTTAGCTGCTTGCAGTAAACCTGCGGAAGCACCGGCAGAACAACCGGCAGAGCAGCCGGCAGAACAACCTGCGGAAGCACCAGCAGAACAACCTGCAGGAGATGCAGAGCCTTTTGAAGGCAAAATTGCTATTGTAACAAATACACTTTCACAAAATGAAGAAGAGTATCGTTCGGCTCAGGAAATGGTAGAGAGATACGGCGAAGATAAAGTATCACATGTTTTATGGCCGGATAACTTTATGACTGAGCAGGAACAAATGATCAGTATTATTACAAAGATAGGTTCAGACCCTGATGTAAAAGCGCTGATTATAAACCAGGCTGTACCGGGAACAAATGCAGCCGTTGATAAATTGCTGGAAATGCGTGATGACATGTTTATTGTTTACTGTGCACCTCAGGAAAATCCTCCAGATGTTGTGGCAAGAGCAAACTTAATCCTTCAGCCGGATGAGCTTGGAATGGGTAACAGTATTCCGGAGCAGGCTCAATTATTAGGAGCTAAGACATTGGTTCACTATTCATTCCCAAGACATATGTCAGTTGTACTTCTTTCAGCAAGAAGAGACCTTATGATAGCTAAGTGCGAAGAAATAGGACTTGAATTTGTTGATGCAACTGCACCGGATCCAACAGGAGATGCAGGTGTACCTGGAGCGCAGCAATTTATTCTTGAAGATGTTCCTAAAATGGTAGAAAAATACGGTAAAGATACTGCATTCTTCTCAACAAACTGTGCAATGCAGACACCGTTAATTAAAGCTTGTTATGATGCAGGAGCTATTTATCCTCAGCCATGCTGTCCATCACCATATCACGGATACCCGTCAGCACTAGGTATTGAATCAACAGGATATACCGTAGATGCGATGGCAAATGTAATAAGCGAAACAGCAAAAAAACTTCAAGAAGGCGGAGTTCTTGGCAGATTCTCAACATGGCCAGTACCTGTAGCTATGATGAACACTGTATCTGGAAGTGAATATGCTATCAAATGGATAAAAGGTGAAGTTGGAGATGACCTTGAGCCGGAAGTATTGGAACAATTAATGACGGAATATGCTAACGGACTTGAAGTTTCTACAACACAATACATAGAAGAAACAACAGACGGGACAGCTGAATATCCTACATTCAGACTGATAATGATGGATTTCTTAACATATGGTGAAGAGCATATTATAGATTAA
- the addA gene encoding helicase-exonuclease AddAB subunit AddA has product MKFSDGQLKVINTRNKNILVSAAAGSGKTTVLVERIIKLLIDDNEDIDKFLIVTFTNAAASGMKQKIHKSLIKAVQNSSNKGHLSRQLNLLSRSNISTIHAFCIDIVRKNFHVIGIDPNFRIGDVNEIDILLNETIDEILEKHYTEKTPGFIQLVESFTGNRGDFELNEIIKDIYRFILSFPDPMKWLDEKINLLLMSSDGLKKSPWLEAIKDNLRLQLSGGEEILKTAIKLCADDGGPTPYKETLTDDMQNIQNLEEFLENDFEKFLYSIHSVKYLSLKQIRGKAKEEIDAEKQEEVKLLRDEYKKIISSINKMIPNRTLSEFAADVNYMHVSMRALFDIICDLDKSFKTKKMDKSIADFNDVEHYALEILRQEDIGKSYRSRFKYIFIDEYQDSNSLQEELLSKIKRENNLFMVGDVKQSIYRFRLSDPAIFNEKCETYPLSERSGQDIRIDLTQNFRSRKEILSGINYVFSNVMNKTLGEVDYNRDVFLNPGSEFTDNRSDERDCFMDLTIIDKDTSESDDLDDEIRSMKTAELEAYMAVQKINQLLKKNMNEPIRANNVYNKAGVEAKKIQYKDIVLLMRSVSGWAGIFEQIFNDNGIPFYFDGGSGYYETIEIQVILNLLKIIDNIRQDVPALSVMRSPIGLFEADDLVQIRLKNPKLNFIDALYEYKNNCSDDLAIKIRNFIDKIENWKKRSRYSQLSDFIWEVLMETNYYYFVGMLPNGRIRQANLRMLTEKASDFEKTSMSGLFNFLRYVEKLNNSSSDTGSAKTLGENDNVVRLMSVHKSKGLEFPVVIICGLNKKFNRTDSSKSILKHKLHGIAPKYINPQQRIYRETLPRIAVKNIIRTENISEEMRVLYVAMTRAIDRLIMIGTVDKFDRRLKKWSKGPSLYNIYNGDSFLEWICTTLFKNLDAYSTLSSVSSENMIFETFVSEGVSPAKWNVNKITLSQINRNECEAAEKKAVRINEMNLFKCHDYSNEKTEINRRLSCEYSFRSSINVPTKLSVTDLKVLKRENIETVKFNIPALRDIPQFKEKDSDFTQAEIGSIVHFVMQHLNIYDNMGIENIKEQIDGMVQKKLLTEQEASVVDVKKIFGFFRTDIGRRMRSSLQVKREVPFVIKKSASEIIEYLDGDDMILIQGIIDCYFYEDDKIVIIDYKTDEIIDGNTDAAIDEYSRQILSYKEAVEKITGVEVKECYLYLFDIEQAVEIR; this is encoded by the coding sequence ATGAAATTCAGTGACGGTCAACTAAAAGTAATAAATACGAGGAACAAAAATATACTTGTGTCTGCAGCGGCAGGGTCTGGAAAGACTACAGTCCTGGTAGAAAGAATTATTAAGTTGTTGATTGACGATAATGAGGACATAGATAAATTTTTGATTGTAACCTTTACAAATGCTGCTGCTTCCGGCATGAAGCAGAAAATTCACAAATCTCTTATAAAGGCAGTGCAGAATAGCAGTAACAAAGGGCATCTAAGCAGGCAGCTTAATCTTTTAAGCAGGTCAAACATTTCTACAATACACGCATTCTGCATTGATATTGTTCGAAAAAACTTTCATGTAATCGGAATCGATCCGAATTTTAGGATAGGCGATGTAAATGAAATTGATATACTTCTTAATGAAACAATAGACGAGATTTTGGAAAAGCATTATACAGAGAAAACACCTGGATTTATTCAGCTTGTTGAGAGTTTTACCGGAAACCGCGGCGATTTTGAACTTAACGAAATTATTAAGGATATTTACAGATTTATTTTAAGCTTTCCAGATCCAATGAAGTGGCTCGATGAAAAAATTAATCTGCTTTTGATGTCTAGTGATGGTTTGAAAAAATCACCGTGGTTGGAGGCAATAAAGGATAATCTTAGGCTTCAGCTATCAGGAGGCGAAGAAATACTTAAAACCGCGATAAAATTGTGTGCTGATGATGGAGGTCCCACTCCGTATAAAGAAACACTGACGGATGATATGCAAAATATTCAAAATTTGGAAGAGTTCCTTGAAAATGATTTTGAAAAGTTTCTATATTCGATACACAGCGTGAAGTATTTGTCACTGAAGCAGATAAGGGGAAAAGCAAAGGAAGAGATTGATGCGGAAAAACAGGAAGAAGTAAAACTTCTGAGAGATGAATACAAGAAAATTATAAGCAGCATTAACAAGATGATACCGAACAGAACATTGTCTGAATTTGCTGCTGATGTTAATTATATGCATGTTTCTATGAGGGCTCTGTTTGACATTATTTGCGATCTGGACAAAAGTTTCAAAACCAAAAAAATGGATAAATCGATTGCGGATTTCAATGATGTAGAACATTACGCCCTTGAAATTTTGAGGCAGGAGGACATAGGCAAAAGTTACAGGAGCAGGTTTAAATATATATTTATTGATGAGTACCAGGATAGCAACAGCCTCCAGGAGGAATTGCTGAGCAAAATAAAAAGAGAAAATAATTTATTTATGGTAGGAGATGTAAAGCAGAGCATATACCGTTTCAGATTGTCTGATCCTGCGATTTTTAACGAGAAGTGCGAAACATACCCACTTTCTGAGAGGAGCGGTCAGGATATAAGAATTGATCTGACGCAAAACTTCAGAAGCAGAAAGGAAATATTGAGCGGGATAAATTATGTATTCAGTAATGTTATGAATAAGACTCTTGGAGAGGTGGATTATAACCGGGATGTATTTTTAAACCCCGGTTCGGAATTCACAGATAACCGTTCGGATGAAAGAGACTGCTTTATGGATCTTACAATTATAGATAAGGATACCTCGGAATCAGATGACTTGGATGATGAAATCAGATCTATGAAGACAGCAGAACTTGAAGCTTATATGGCTGTTCAAAAAATAAATCAGCTTCTTAAAAAAAACATGAATGAACCTATAAGAGCAAATAATGTATATAACAAAGCAGGTGTAGAAGCAAAAAAAATTCAATACAAGGACATAGTGCTGCTTATGCGTTCTGTATCAGGGTGGGCAGGTATATTTGAACAAATTTTCAATGATAATGGGATACCTTTCTATTTTGACGGAGGATCCGGTTATTATGAAACTATTGAAATACAAGTTATATTGAATTTGCTTAAAATAATTGATAACATAAGGCAGGATGTTCCGGCTTTAAGTGTTATGAGATCTCCAATAGGCTTGTTTGAAGCTGATGACCTTGTACAAATACGTCTTAAGAATCCAAAATTAAATTTTATTGATGCTCTGTACGAATATAAAAATAACTGCTCTGATGATCTTGCCATAAAAATAAGAAATTTTATAGACAAAATTGAAAACTGGAAAAAGAGGAGCAGGTACAGTCAGCTAAGTGATTTTATATGGGAGGTATTGATGGAGACAAATTATTATTATTTTGTCGGAATGCTTCCCAATGGGAGAATAAGGCAGGCAAATCTAAGGATGCTGACTGAAAAAGCATCTGATTTTGAAAAAACTTCCATGAGTGGTCTGTTTAATTTTTTAAGGTATGTTGAAAAGCTTAATAATTCTTCATCTGATACCGGTAGTGCAAAAACACTTGGAGAAAATGACAATGTTGTACGGCTTATGTCTGTGCACAAAAGCAAGGGCCTTGAATTCCCTGTTGTAATTATTTGCGGCCTGAACAAAAAGTTTAATCGGACCGATTCGTCAAAAAGCATATTAAAGCATAAACTGCATGGAATCGCTCCAAAATATATTAATCCGCAGCAGAGGATATACAGAGAGACTTTGCCGAGAATCGCCGTAAAAAATATAATAAGAACTGAAAATATTTCAGAAGAAATGAGGGTTCTTTATGTTGCCATGACGAGAGCAATTGACAGGCTAATAATGATAGGAACAGTTGATAAATTCGACAGAAGGTTGAAAAAATGGTCAAAAGGACCGTCTTTGTATAATATTTACAATGGCGATTCATTTTTGGAATGGATTTGCACCACTTTATTTAAAAACTTAGATGCATACAGCACGCTTAGTAGTGTAAGCTCTGAAAATATGATTTTCGAAACATTTGTCAGCGAAGGTGTCAGTCCTGCAAAATGGAATGTAAACAAGATTACATTATCTCAAATAAACAGAAATGAGTGTGAAGCGGCTGAAAAAAAAGCTGTGAGGATAAATGAAATGAATTTGTTTAAATGCCATGATTACAGCAATGAGAAAACAGAAATAAACCGCAGGCTGAGCTGTGAATACTCTTTCAGAAGTTCCATAAATGTTCCTACAAAGCTTTCGGTAACAGATTTAAAGGTTTTAAAGCGCGAGAATATTGAAACGGTTAAGTTTAATATTCCTGCTTTGAGAGACATACCTCAGTTTAAAGAAAAGGATTCTGATTTTACACAGGCAGAAATAGGGTCAATTGTCCACTTCGTAATGCAGCATCTCAATATTTATGACAACATGGGAATAGAAAATATTAAGGAACAAATAGATGGTATGGTTCAAAAAAAACTTTTGACTGAGCAGGAAGCAAGTGTGGTTGATGTAAAAAAAATATTTGGGTTTTTCAGAACTGATATAGGCAGAAGAATGAGATCGTCGTTACAAGTAAAGAGAGAAGTTCCATTTGTGATCAAAAAAAGTGCTTCTGAGATTATTGAATACCTGGATGGTGATGATATGATACTAATTCAGGGAATTATAGACTGCTATTTCTATGAAGACGATAAAATTGTAATAATAGACTATAAAACGGATGAAATTATTGACGGCAATACAGATGCTGCTATTGATGAATACAGCCGTCAGATATTGTCATATAAGGAAGCTGTAGAAAAAATAACGGGAGTCGAAGTTAAGGAATGTTACCTGTACTTGTTTGATATTGAACAGGCGGTTGAGATAAGATAA
- the addB gene encoding helicase-exonuclease AddAB subunit AddB has translation MGLTIIAGRAKTGKSKYISDDINNEILKKNHNHLLLIVPEQMTYQAEYDVIERTGSNGIMSAEVLSFTRLGYKILEEVGGLKMQEINDYGKIMLLKQVFEENKDDLKLFRTASKQEGFLREFNSLISEMKQNCISVEFLEKIIKYKVNDNENRLLNKKLEDIIKVYGEIIKRTNNIFFDEEDKLNLVIEAVEKSDYIKNSVIWIDGFESFSMQRHRLIKKLAESSINVTITLNAESKTLISPHSTEDWEAFKIVCDTYRILSEGLDDSINLISLSSSRIKNEIKTIEQNLFSVSPSKFIQGTGAIQIFSSLNPYSETERVAQKIVSLVRDDGYRWKDIAIAASDMDSYSVNVKKVFAKYEIPYFLDYKRDIMGNPLTKFILSLFDMLIYNFRHDSTFEFLKTGFSDLNYDEVSRLENFALQYGIKGDKWFKPFKFNADGIEYFNLLRKKFVNGLVAYKKKLKDLKTTADITVFMLDFLREYKVQEKIERQVEIFKKSGQFELSGENAQVWNYVIDIFEQIVLVGGDTEISPREYKKMIETGFSEVKISIIPPTLDKVTVGEIEKISLKSSKVLFILGANEGKLDSRNNEKGLLLDYEREFLEKSGMKLLNDSDYYVYKEKHTIYKLFTNASDRLYLSWALGNAEGRTMQPSMYADKLRQIFPAVKEQTDLSGMSQWERISNRSGTVDYLISNMRDFVEGNNIDVVWKDVYSWYEANEEIVIDLIHKGLSYKNSTENINKNSLKKIHENPVLMSVSKIENFAACPFKFFMDNVIRPQPRLVQKIEFYDLGNIYHQSVEQFTKSISSELENIDKLDKGKIHTMSQECTEKILQGGAMDYTAFDSNERNRYMKEKVKRLVNRAAKTIVEQLKKGKFRPTYTELVIGDRHMEIRIDPVEIKLTNNTSIFLQGRIDRVDILKKNDKVYINVIDYKSSYKDIDLSDAVQGLQLQLLIYMSAVIKNGKKLFETAPEIGGAYYFCIDDPMIDGDEVLSSESENEIFKKLSLKGYIVEDMDVILNMDSDVEAVRKSDVVPVSLNKDGSTSRFSKTLTYKEFKAILNKADEVAGEIAEKIMDGNIDIMPYRKDSGSKTPCQYCEFKSVCQFDPAVDGNNYRRIKKLRKEEILSEILKKGCEDE, from the coding sequence ATGGGACTAACCATTATAGCCGGAAGGGCCAAGACAGGTAAATCAAAATATATAAGTGATGATATAAATAATGAAATACTAAAGAAAAATCATAATCATTTATTGCTGATAGTTCCTGAACAAATGACATATCAGGCTGAATACGACGTTATTGAAAGAACAGGCAGCAATGGAATAATGTCTGCTGAGGTTTTAAGCTTTACACGGTTGGGCTATAAAATTCTCGAAGAAGTTGGCGGCCTAAAAATGCAGGAAATTAACGATTATGGAAAGATTATGCTTTTAAAGCAGGTGTTCGAAGAGAACAAGGACGATCTTAAACTGTTTAGAACAGCTTCAAAGCAGGAGGGGTTCCTGAGAGAATTTAATTCTCTTATCAGTGAAATGAAGCAAAACTGCATAAGCGTAGAATTTCTTGAAAAAATAATTAAGTACAAGGTAAATGATAATGAAAATAGGCTTTTAAATAAAAAGCTTGAAGATATAATTAAAGTTTACGGTGAAATTATTAAGAGAACAAATAACATATTTTTTGATGAAGAAGATAAACTTAATCTTGTTATTGAGGCTGTTGAAAAATCTGATTATATAAAAAATTCCGTGATATGGATTGACGGATTTGAAAGCTTCAGCATGCAGAGGCACAGACTGATAAAAAAACTGGCTGAAAGTTCAATAAACGTTACAATAACACTAAATGCAGAATCAAAAACCTTAATTAGCCCACACAGTACAGAAGACTGGGAGGCATTTAAAATTGTATGTGATACGTATAGAATTTTGTCAGAGGGTTTGGATGATTCAATTAACTTGATTTCTCTCAGCAGTAGCAGAATAAAGAACGAAATCAAAACAATAGAACAAAACCTATTTTCCGTAAGTCCGTCAAAATTCATCCAAGGCACCGGAGCCATACAGATATTTTCATCGCTGAATCCTTATTCCGAGACGGAAAGAGTTGCTCAGAAGATTGTTTCACTTGTTCGGGATGACGGATACAGGTGGAAGGACATAGCTATTGCCGCAAGTGATATGGATAGCTATTCTGTCAATGTGAAAAAGGTGTTCGCAAAATATGAAATTCCTTACTTCCTTGATTATAAGAGAGATATAATGGGAAACCCCCTTACGAAATTCATATTGTCTCTGTTTGATATGCTTATTTATAATTTCAGGCATGACAGCACATTTGAATTTTTGAAAACAGGATTTTCCGATTTGAATTATGATGAAGTAAGCAGACTTGAAAACTTTGCTCTTCAATACGGAATCAAAGGAGATAAGTGGTTTAAGCCTTTCAAATTTAACGCTGATGGTATTGAGTATTTTAATTTACTGAGAAAAAAGTTTGTGAACGGATTGGTAGCCTATAAAAAGAAACTGAAAGATTTAAAAACAACAGCGGATATTACAGTATTTATGCTTGACTTTCTCAGAGAATACAAGGTTCAGGAAAAAATTGAAAGACAGGTTGAAATATTTAAGAAATCAGGACAATTCGAGCTGTCAGGCGAAAATGCTCAAGTATGGAACTATGTAATAGATATTTTTGAACAAATTGTTCTTGTGGGAGGAGATACAGAAATAAGCCCGCGTGAATATAAAAAAATGATAGAGACAGGATTTAGCGAAGTTAAAATAAGCATTATCCCGCCTACTCTGGATAAGGTTACTGTAGGTGAAATTGAGAAAATATCTTTAAAATCCTCAAAGGTTCTTTTTATACTTGGAGCCAATGAAGGAAAACTTGATTCAAGAAACAACGAAAAGGGTCTACTTCTTGATTACGAAAGAGAATTTCTTGAAAAGTCAGGCATGAAGCTTTTAAATGATTCCGACTATTATGTTTACAAGGAAAAGCATACAATTTATAAGCTGTTTACAAATGCTTCTGACAGACTATATTTGAGCTGGGCTCTTGGAAATGCTGAGGGAAGAACTATGCAGCCGTCAATGTATGCGGACAAGCTGAGGCAGATATTTCCGGCAGTCAAGGAGCAGACTGACTTAAGTGGAATGAGCCAGTGGGAAAGGATATCAAACCGAAGCGGAACCGTTGACTATCTTATTTCAAACATGAGAGATTTTGTTGAAGGAAACAACATTGATGTTGTCTGGAAGGATGTGTATTCATGGTACGAAGCAAATGAAGAAATTGTAATAGATTTGATACACAAAGGGCTGTCCTATAAAAATAGCACAGAAAATATAAATAAAAACAGCCTGAAGAAGATACATGAGAATCCTGTTTTAATGTCGGTATCTAAAATTGAAAATTTTGCTGCATGCCCGTTTAAATTTTTTATGGACAATGTGATCAGGCCGCAACCTAGATTAGTTCAAAAAATAGAATTTTATGACCTGGGAAATATATATCACCAGTCTGTTGAACAGTTTACTAAATCAATTTCTAGTGAGCTTGAAAATATAGATAAATTGGACAAGGGTAAAATACATACCATGTCTCAAGAATGCACGGAGAAAATCTTACAAGGCGGAGCTATGGATTATACAGCTTTTGATTCAAACGAACGGAACAGATACATGAAAGAAAAGGTAAAAAGGCTGGTAAACAGGGCCGCAAAAACAATTGTTGAGCAGCTTAAAAAAGGTAAATTTCGTCCCACGTATACAGAGCTTGTTATAGGTGACAGGCATATGGAAATTAGGATTGACCCTGTTGAAATAAAGCTGACAAATAATACAAGCATATTTCTGCAAGGCAGGATTGACAGGGTGGATATTCTTAAGAAGAATGATAAGGTATATATAAATGTAATAGACTATAAGTCTTCATATAAGGATATTGATTTGTCCGATGCTGTGCAGGGACTCCAGCTTCAGCTGTTGATATATATGTCGGCAGTAATCAAAAATGGTAAAAAGCTGTTTGAGACAGCTCCCGAGATAGGTGGAGCGTATTACTTTTGTATAGATGATCCCATGATTGACGGCGATGAAGTTTTATCTTCAGAATCGGAAAATGAAATATTTAAAAAACTTTCTCTCAAAGGTTACATTGTTGAAGATATGGATGTTATTTTGAACATGGACAGTGATGTTGAAGCTGTAAGGAAATCTGATGTTGTTCCCGTTTCGTTAAACAAGGACGGAAGTACGTCCAGATTTTCAAAAACACTCACTTATAAAGAATTTAAAGCGATTTTAAACAAAGCAGATGAAGTTGCGGGAGAAATTGCAGAAAAAATAATGGATGGAAATATTGATATAATGCCGTACAGGAAAGATTCAGGAAGCAAGACCCCCTGTCAATATTGTGAATTCAAATCTGTGTGTCAGTTTGACCCGGCTGTGGATGGAAATAATTATCGAAGGATAAAAAAACTGCGCAAGGAAGAAATATTGTCGGAAATATTGAAAAAAGGTTGTGAAGATGAATGA
- a CDS encoding 3'-5' exoribonuclease YhaM family protein — MSSIEDLLNDKAKEQMKTMRNPNKNISELTAGEKADGFYLVKSSEVKKTTNGKQYIDIELVDKTGEINAKIWEYTEEKEAILKNNSIVKVRGEVLEWNGSKQLKVNKVRAKNSSDSIQVSELIPSAPISNDEMYTEVESYIDKINDKEIKLLVRNIISKYSNKLLYYPAAKKNHHSYMGGLLYHTLRMLQSGEKLGQVYGFLRMDYVYSGVILHDICKILEMDSDEYGVVSDYTMEGKLLGHIIQGIKEIEIEGDKIGIDREKSIILQHMVLSHHYEPEFGSPKKPMTPEAELLHFLDIIDARMFDFEHALEGIGDGQFTDKIWILDNRNLYKMSGE, encoded by the coding sequence ATGTCAAGTATAGAAGACTTGTTAAATGATAAAGCAAAAGAGCAGATGAAAACTATGAGAAATCCCAACAAAAATATTTCTGAGCTGACGGCAGGCGAAAAAGCAGATGGATTCTATCTCGTAAAAAGCAGCGAGGTTAAGAAGACTACAAACGGAAAGCAGTACATAGATATTGAATTGGTGGATAAAACGGGTGAAATTAACGCGAAAATATGGGAGTATACCGAAGAAAAAGAAGCTATCCTGAAAAATAATTCTATTGTCAAAGTAAGAGGAGAGGTTTTAGAATGGAACGGGTCAAAGCAGCTTAAAGTAAATAAAGTAAGAGCTAAGAACTCTTCGGATTCCATACAAGTATCGGAGCTTATACCTTCGGCACCTATTAGTAATGATGAAATGTATACGGAAGTTGAATCATATATAGATAAAATTAATGATAAAGAAATTAAATTGCTTGTAAGAAATATAATTTCCAAATACAGTAATAAGCTGCTTTACTATCCCGCTGCAAAAAAAAATCACCACTCATACATGGGGGGACTGCTGTACCATACGCTTAGGATGTTGCAGTCAGGTGAAAAGCTTGGTCAGGTGTATGGCTTTCTAAGAATGGATTACGTGTATTCAGGAGTTATACTCCATGACATATGTAAAATACTGGAAATGGACTCTGATGAATACGGTGTTGTTTCTGACTACACAATGGAAGGTAAGCTGTTGGGGCATATAATCCAAGGAATAAAGGAAATAGAAATTGAAGGAGATAAAATCGGTATAGACAGGGAAAAGAGCATAATTCTACAGCACATGGTTTTATCTCACCATTATGAACCGGAATTCGGCAGCCCTAAAAAGCCCATGACTCCCGAAGCAGAGCTTTTGCATTTTCTGGACATAATAGATGCAAGAATGTTTGACTTTGAACATGCGCTTGAAGGTATAGGAGATGGCCAATTTACCGATAAGATATGGATTTTGGATAACAGAAATTTGTATAAAATGTCAGGTGAGTAA